From Hirundo rustica isolate bHirRus1 chromosome 1, bHirRus1.pri.v3, whole genome shotgun sequence, a single genomic window includes:
- the LOC120751135 gene encoding collagen alpha-2(I) chain-like, translating to MGKPGAATGAAPAAARSRSALCCPSAATPQGWGGARGPRGRPGASGHGHLGSSGHLGSSGHGHLGASGHPGASGTPGSLGTPGILGTPGSLGDTREPQDTWDPRDTDTWDPRGHQGSSGHPGASGHGHPGASGHPGASGHLGASGHLGASGHPGASGHLGSSGHGHLGSSGTPGSLGDTWEPRGHLGYSGHLGSSGHGHPRSSGTHGILGTRTPGSLGDTREPRGHPGASGTPGILGTPGSLGTPGSLGTPGILGTQTPGILRTCSPRIFGTGLTPAFEGSRSLVPT from the coding sequence ATGGGGAAGCCGGGAGCAGCCACGGGCGCTGCGCCAGCGGCTGCGCGGTCCCGGAGCGCCCTCTGCTGCCCATCCGCCGCCACGCCGCAGGGCTGGGGGGGCGCCCGGGGGCCTCGGGGACGCCCGGGAGCCTCGGGACACGGACACCTGGGATCCTCGGGACACCTGGGATCCTCGGGACACGGACACCTGGGAGCCTCGGGACACCCGGGAGCCTCGGGGACACCCGGGAGCCTCGGGACACCTGGGATCCTCGGGACACCCGGGAGCCTCGGGGACACCCGGGAGCCTCAGGACACCTGGGATCCTCGGGACACGGACACCTGGGATCCTCGGGGACACCAGGGATCCTCGGGACACCCGGGGGCCTCGGGACACGGACACCCGGGAGCCTCGGGACACCCGGGAGCCTCGGGACACCTGGGAGCCTCGGGACACCTGGGAGCCTCGGGACACCCGGGAGCCTCGGGACACCTGGGATCCTCGGGACACGGACACCTGGGATCCTCGGGGACACCTGGGAGCCTCGGGGACACCTGGGAGCCTCGGGGACACCTGGGATACTCGGGACACCTGGGATCCTCAGGACACGGACACCCGCGATCCTCGGGGACACACGGGATCCTCGGGACACGGACACCCGGGAGCCTCGGGGACACCCGGGAGCCTCGGGGACACCCGGGAGCCTCGGGGACACCCGGGATCCTCGGGACACCTGGGAGCCTCGGGACACCCGGGAGCCTCGGGACACCTGGAATCCTCGGGACACAGACACCTGGGATCCTCAGGACATGTTCACCTAGGATCTTTGGGACAGGTCTCACACCTGCCTTTGAGGGAAGCAGGTCCCTGGTACCCACCTGA